Proteins from a genomic interval of Gemmatimonadota bacterium:
- a CDS encoding class I SAM-dependent methyltransferase has protein sequence MSGSPAKDSEPRRSHAPHAEPGPVAPHPAIPAVRAYWNSRVHDEQVSTSEPGSKAFFDELDEYRYDKLRYLEKLADFPRFAGRDVLEVGCGAGIDLVRFAGHGASALGVELADAPLALAARNLEVRGLRAPLAAADGAHLPFADASFDFVYCHGVLPYAPDPSGIAVEAHRVLRPGGTALFMAYHKRSWLPAMARLTRTSLEHDDAPTFNLFSTDDLERVIALFPVRRILYERFPVRSRLHRGLKGALFNGVFVPVFRALPKRLTRGLGWHIIAVCQKEAAVG, from the coding sequence ATGAGCGGCTCTCCGGCGAAGGACTCCGAGCCGCGGCGCTCCCACGCACCGCACGCGGAGCCGGGCCCCGTCGCGCCGCACCCGGCCATCCCGGCGGTGCGCGCGTACTGGAACTCGCGCGTCCACGACGAGCAGGTGAGCACCAGCGAGCCGGGCAGCAAGGCGTTTTTCGACGAGCTGGACGAGTACCGATACGACAAGCTCCGCTACCTGGAGAAGCTGGCGGATTTCCCCCGCTTCGCGGGCCGGGACGTGCTCGAGGTAGGGTGCGGGGCCGGTATCGACCTCGTGCGCTTCGCCGGACACGGCGCGAGCGCGCTGGGAGTGGAGCTGGCCGACGCGCCCCTGGCGCTCGCGGCGCGCAACCTCGAGGTCCGGGGGCTACGCGCTCCGCTGGCGGCCGCGGATGGCGCTCATCTTCCCTTCGCGGACGCCAGCTTCGACTTCGTGTATTGCCACGGCGTGTTGCCCTACGCGCCGGATCCGAGCGGCATCGCCGTGGAGGCGCATCGCGTGCTCCGCCCAGGCGGAACGGCGCTGTTCATGGCCTACCACAAGCGGTCCTGGCTGCCCGCCATGGCCCGGCTCACCCGCACGTCGCTGGAACACGACGACGCCCCCACTTTCAACCTTTTCAGCACCGACGATCTTGAGCGGGTGATAGCGCTCTTTCCGGTGCGGCGCATCCTGTACGAGCGCTTCCCTGTGCGCAGCCGGCTACACCGCGGACTCAAGGGTGCACTGTTCAATGGCGTCTTCGTGCCCGTCTTCCGGGCGCTGCCGAAACGGCTCACGAGGGGTCTGGGCTGGCACATCATCGCGGTCTGCCAAAAGGAGGCCGCCGTCGG